A single Anabrus simplex isolate iqAnaSimp1 chromosome 10, ASM4041472v1, whole genome shotgun sequence DNA region contains:
- the LOC136882278 gene encoding caspase isoform X2, with product MSSEEQQPGPGDAAISETDSRSLRGKGQAVSNVYISCPVAPDPDAEEYNMAHSRRGMALIFNHANFRNLAPRNGTDKDCAALAKALKRLDFEVQEYRDLTCKQLKDKLDEVADYDHTEADCLLIAVLSHGDTGIVHATDHPYPVQQLWNPFLGDKCRTLAGKPKIFIIQACRGEEVDRGVRVRTQTDSSGGYYTIPAHSDILVAFSTVEGYYSWRNPSEGSWFIQALVEELKENGRKRDLQTLLTFVGRRVAVGKMSFVPNDPHMDQKKQASAFMSTLTRLVFFR from the exons ATGTCGTCCGAAGAGCAACAACCTGGACCAGGAGATGCTGCAATCTCTGAAACGGACTCCCGGTCTCTGAGGGG AAAGGGCCAAGCTGTGAGCAATGTGTACATCTCCTGCCCAGTCGCCCCGGACCCTGATGCCGAGGAGTACAACATGGCTCACTCTAGGAGAGGCATGGCTCTCATCTTCAATCACGCCAACTTCCGGAACTTAGCCCCGAGGAACGGAACCGACAAGGACTGCGCTGCTTTAGCGAAGGCGCTCAAACGTCTAGACTTCGAAGTCCAGGAGTACCGTGACCTCACCTGCAAGCAGCTCAAAGACAAACTAGATGAAG TCGCCGACTACGATCATACGGAAGCCGACTGCCTGCTGATCGCCGTGCTCTCCCATGGCGACACGGGCATCGTACACGCGACAGATCATCCCTATCCTGTCCAGCAGCTGTGGAACCCTTTTCTGGGGGACAAATGTCGTACTTTGGCCGGCAAGCCCAAGATATTCATAATCCAG GCTTGTCGCGGTGAGGAAGTCGACAGAGGTGTGAGAGTCAGGACGCAGACGGACTCTTCCGGAGGCTACTACACCATACCAGCTCACTCCGACATCCTCGTCGCCTTTTCCACTGTGGAGG GTTATTACTCGTGGCGGAATCCGTCAGAGGGCTCTTGGTTCATTCAGGCGTTGGTGGAGGAGCTCAAGGAGAACGGAAGGAAAAGAGACCTACAGACGCTGCTGACATTTGTGGGCCGTCGAGTTGCCGTCGGAAAGATGAGCTTCGTGCCCAATGACCCGCACATGGACCAGAAAAAACAAGCGTCTGCTTTCATGTCCACCCTCACCAGACTGGTCTTCTTCCGATAA
- the LOC136882278 gene encoding caspase-1 isoform X1 translates to MTVDSYNHVIKVVGHTAPPLMSSEEQQPGPGDAAISETDSRSLRGKGQAVSNVYISCPVAPDPDAEEYNMAHSRRGMALIFNHANFRNLAPRNGTDKDCAALAKALKRLDFEVQEYRDLTCKQLKDKLDEVADYDHTEADCLLIAVLSHGDTGIVHATDHPYPVQQLWNPFLGDKCRTLAGKPKIFIIQACRGEEVDRGVRVRTQTDSSGGYYTIPAHSDILVAFSTVEGYYSWRNPSEGSWFIQALVEELKENGRKRDLQTLLTFVGRRVAVGKMSFVPNDPHMDQKKQASAFMSTLTRLVFFR, encoded by the exons ATGACCGTGGATTCATATAACCATGTTATTAAAGTTGTAGGTCACACAGCGCCGCCTCTGATGTCGTCCGAAGAGCAACAACCTGGACCAGGAGATGCTGCAATCTCTGAAACGGACTCCCGGTCTCTGAGGGG AAAGGGCCAAGCTGTGAGCAATGTGTACATCTCCTGCCCAGTCGCCCCGGACCCTGATGCCGAGGAGTACAACATGGCTCACTCTAGGAGAGGCATGGCTCTCATCTTCAATCACGCCAACTTCCGGAACTTAGCCCCGAGGAACGGAACCGACAAGGACTGCGCTGCTTTAGCGAAGGCGCTCAAACGTCTAGACTTCGAAGTCCAGGAGTACCGTGACCTCACCTGCAAGCAGCTCAAAGACAAACTAGATGAAG TCGCCGACTACGATCATACGGAAGCCGACTGCCTGCTGATCGCCGTGCTCTCCCATGGCGACACGGGCATCGTACACGCGACAGATCATCCCTATCCTGTCCAGCAGCTGTGGAACCCTTTTCTGGGGGACAAATGTCGTACTTTGGCCGGCAAGCCCAAGATATTCATAATCCAG GCTTGTCGCGGTGAGGAAGTCGACAGAGGTGTGAGAGTCAGGACGCAGACGGACTCTTCCGGAGGCTACTACACCATACCAGCTCACTCCGACATCCTCGTCGCCTTTTCCACTGTGGAGG GTTATTACTCGTGGCGGAATCCGTCAGAGGGCTCTTGGTTCATTCAGGCGTTGGTGGAGGAGCTCAAGGAGAACGGAAGGAAAAGAGACCTACAGACGCTGCTGACATTTGTGGGCCGTCGAGTTGCCGTCGGAAAGATGAGCTTCGTGCCCAATGACCCGCACATGGACCAGAAAAAACAAGCGTCTGCTTTCATGTCCACCCTCACCAGACTGGTCTTCTTCCGATAA